A DNA window from Candidatus Sulfidibacterium hydrothermale contains the following coding sequences:
- the trpS gene encoding tryptophan--tRNA ligase codes for MEKKEIVLSGIRPTGHLHLGNYFGAVKNFVKMQETNECYFFIADYHSLTTHPHPDNLQGNVRQVLIEYLAAGLDPEKATLYLQSDIPETAELYLFLNMNAYLGELERVTTFKEKARKQPNNVNAGLLTYPTLMAADIIIQKAHKVPVGKDQEQNLEMTRTYARRFNHMYGVDFFPIPTAYNFGEELVKIPGLDGSGKMGKSEGEGNAIFLYEDPKSIRKKIMKAVTDSGPTEMNQPKPEPIQNLFTLLKVVSKPDVVEYFEEKYNNCTIRYGDLKKQLAEDVIAFTAPFAERIKELSADNEYILKVMDQGAEKARAHALETMREVRRIIGFRKIY; via the coding sequence ATGGAAAAGAAAGAAATTGTACTGAGCGGTATTCGCCCTACCGGCCATCTGCACCTTGGGAACTATTTTGGTGCGGTGAAGAATTTTGTGAAAATGCAGGAAACCAATGAATGTTATTTTTTCATTGCTGATTATCATTCACTCACCACGCATCCGCATCCGGACAACCTGCAAGGAAATGTTCGTCAGGTTTTGATTGAATATCTTGCCGCCGGTCTTGACCCGGAAAAAGCGACACTTTATCTGCAAAGCGACATTCCGGAAACTGCTGAATTGTATCTTTTCCTGAATATGAATGCTTACCTCGGCGAACTGGAACGGGTCACCACTTTCAAGGAAAAAGCCCGGAAACAGCCCAATAATGTCAATGCCGGCTTGCTTACCTATCCTACACTGATGGCTGCAGACATTATCATTCAAAAAGCCCACAAAGTACCCGTGGGAAAGGACCAGGAACAAAACCTGGAAATGACCCGGACTTACGCCCGGCGGTTCAATCACATGTATGGCGTAGATTTTTTCCCGATTCCTACAGCCTATAATTTCGGAGAAGAACTGGTAAAAATTCCCGGGCTGGACGGTTCCGGTAAAATGGGGAAATCGGAAGGCGAAGGCAACGCTATTTTTCTGTATGAAGATCCGAAATCCATTCGCAAAAAAATCATGAAAGCCGTTACCGATAGTGGTCCGACAGAAATGAACCAGCCCAAACCCGAACCCATACAAAACCTTTTTACCCTGTTGAAAGTGGTTTCAAAGCCGGATGTAGTGGAATATTTTGAAGAAAAATATAACAATTGCACGATTCGTTACGGCGACCTGAAAAAACAGTTGGCAGAAGATGTCATTGCGTTCACCGCTCCTTTTGCTGAAAGAATCAAAGAACTTTCTGCTGATAATGAGTATATCCTGAAAGTAATGGACCAAGGAGCTGAAAAAGCCCGCGCTCACGCACTGGAAACCATGCGGGAAGTCCGGAGAATTATCGGATTCCGGAAAATTTACTAA
- a CDS encoding acyl-CoA dehydrogenase family protein — MYQPPDYYETDALLTDEHKLIRNSVREWVTRYVKPVIEEYAQQHKPLPLEMMRQMGELGALGPFIPEEYGGPGLDHMAYGLIMTELERGDSAVRSSASVQSSLVMYPIYTFGNETQRKKYLPKLASGEWIGAFGLTEPDHGSDPGSMKTRFEDKGDYYLLNGSKMWITNAPLCDVAVVWAKDENGKVRGLLVERGMEGFTTPETYHKWSLRASATGELVFDNVKVPKENLLPNVKGLKGPLMCLNSARYGIAWGALGAAMECYDTALRYVLERKQFGRPVASFQLQQKKLAEMLTEITKAQLLVWRLGVLKNEGKATPAQISMAKRNNVEMALKVARESRQMLGAMGITGDFPIMRHMMNLESVITYEGTHDIHLLITGMDITGIQAFHE; from the coding sequence ATGTACCAGCCTCCCGATTATTATGAAACCGATGCTTTATTAACGGATGAGCATAAACTTATCCGGAATTCTGTTCGTGAATGGGTAACCCGGTATGTGAAACCGGTGATCGAAGAGTATGCCCAGCAACATAAGCCGTTGCCGTTGGAAATGATGCGGCAAATGGGAGAATTGGGGGCGCTGGGACCTTTTATCCCGGAAGAATATGGTGGACCGGGATTAGACCACATGGCTTACGGATTAATTATGACCGAACTGGAACGGGGTGATTCGGCCGTGCGTTCCAGCGCATCGGTACAGAGTTCGTTGGTGATGTATCCGATTTATACTTTCGGAAATGAAACCCAACGCAAAAAATATTTGCCGAAACTGGCTTCGGGCGAATGGATTGGTGCTTTCGGCCTTACCGAGCCTGACCACGGGTCTGATCCGGGTAGCATGAAAACCCGTTTTGAAGACAAAGGTGATTATTACCTGCTGAACGGTTCGAAGATGTGGATTACCAATGCTCCGCTTTGCGATGTGGCCGTAGTTTGGGCAAAAGATGAAAACGGTAAAGTGCGTGGCCTGTTGGTCGAACGCGGGATGGAAGGATTTACTACGCCCGAAACATATCACAAATGGTCTTTGCGGGCTTCGGCCACCGGAGAGTTGGTTTTTGATAATGTAAAAGTGCCGAAAGAAAATCTGTTGCCCAATGTAAAAGGATTGAAAGGTCCGTTGATGTGTTTGAATTCGGCCCGTTACGGGATTGCCTGGGGAGCACTCGGTGCAGCCATGGAATGTTACGATACGGCTTTGCGGTATGTACTGGAACGAAAACAATTTGGCCGTCCGGTAGCTTCATTTCAATTGCAACAGAAAAAACTGGCCGAGATGCTTACCGAGATTACCAAAGCCCAGTTGCTGGTTTGGCGTCTGGGGGTTTTAAAAAACGAAGGGAAAGCCACTCCGGCACAAATTTCCATGGCTAAGCGGAATAATGTGGAAATGGCACTGAAAGTTGCCCGTGAAAGCCGGCAAATGCTTGGAGCCATGGGAATTACCGGTGATTTTCCCATCATGCGTCACATGATGAACCTGGAATCCGTGATTACCTACGAAGGAACACACGATATTCATTTGCTGATTACCGGAATGGATATCACCGGCATTCAGGCATTTCACGAATAA
- a CDS encoding YfdX family protein encodes MKTIKTVLATLIMAGVLSLGLTACNQAPQQKVKSVTKTEKPDTLKMSKDTLALRVQQRTLKEVQKEQALIEKKAIAVVEKTNEALKFIHSGNVKKAEAALNAALDSTKNLLKEHPNAGLVPVDMSVKVQDLITTIPQVNKTVKQAKEQMDKGNYQVAAALLNTLKSEMDIATVNLPLATYPDGLKYALDLLKKNKKDQAQQTLVGLLNSLVINNVIIPLPILRAQVMMNEAQAQFNNKNADKAKIDNLLKNADYQLKLAQALGYGHFDKAYATLSKEISSLKKSVKNGSATNSTFDKLIQKTEAFKNRVVNDIKGTKTSSAKKK; translated from the coding sequence ATGAAAACAATCAAAACAGTATTGGCTACCCTGATCATGGCGGGAGTACTTTCACTAGGATTAACAGCCTGTAATCAGGCACCGCAACAGAAAGTGAAGTCTGTAACAAAAACAGAAAAGCCAGATACACTGAAAATGTCGAAAGACACGCTGGCCCTGAGGGTACAGCAAAGAACGCTGAAAGAGGTGCAGAAAGAACAGGCTTTAATAGAAAAAAAAGCCATTGCAGTGGTAGAAAAAACAAACGAAGCCCTGAAATTTATTCATTCCGGAAATGTCAAAAAGGCAGAAGCTGCATTAAACGCTGCCTTGGACAGCACAAAAAACCTGTTGAAAGAACATCCGAATGCCGGACTGGTTCCGGTGGATATGAGCGTGAAGGTTCAGGACCTCATTACCACCATTCCACAGGTAAACAAAACGGTAAAACAGGCCAAAGAGCAAATGGATAAAGGAAACTACCAGGTAGCTGCTGCTTTACTGAACACCCTGAAAAGCGAAATGGATATTGCCACGGTAAATCTGCCGCTGGCCACTTATCCCGATGGGCTTAAATATGCGCTGGATTTGCTGAAAAAGAACAAAAAAGATCAGGCACAGCAAACCCTGGTGGGCTTGTTAAATTCTCTGGTAATCAATAATGTTATCATCCCGTTGCCGATATTAAGAGCACAGGTGATGATGAATGAAGCACAGGCACAATTCAACAACAAAAATGCAGACAAAGCAAAAATTGACAACTTGTTGAAAAATGCCGATTATCAGCTGAAACTGGCTCAGGCACTTGGATACGGACATTTCGATAAAGCTTATGCTACCCTGTCGAAAGAAATTTCCAGCCTGAAAAAATCAGTGAAAAACGGCAGTGCCACCAACAGCACGTTCGACAAGCTGATTCAAAAAACAGAAGCTTTCAAAAACCGGGTAGTCAACGACATCAAAGGGACCAAAACATCTTCTGCAAAGAAGAAATAA